Proteins from a genomic interval of Zingiber officinale cultivar Zhangliang chromosome 2A, Zo_v1.1, whole genome shotgun sequence:
- the LOC122043734 gene encoding uncharacterized protein LOC122043734, with protein sequence MWIREHLYFNGFSKNYLNWIWHGEAAEKDRLNSSVNQEPTDNCHNDFETVNLCEVAYDNHTENPEAFMKFLEEAKKPLYKGCKRYTKLRTLVKLYNTKARHGMSDALFSDLLADFGDMLPDNHNLPSSIYEAKKTLSCLALSHEKIHACSNDCILYRKQYKDCVSCLKCGLSRWKLTKKNVKKKGVPAKVVWYFPTIPRFKRMFKSLETSRNLTWHADSTRVVGQLRHPVDSPSWKLVDHMWPDFRSEARNICLALAANGINPHSNLSSRYSCWPIMLATYNLPLDMCMKRKFILLTMLISGPKQSGNDIYIYLEVLVDDLQLLWEGVDGVYDAYRREVLSLKAVLLWTINDFPAYGNLSGCTTHGYYACPICGEDTYAKHLQNGKKMSFAGHRLFLPRFHPYRRQIKEFNGMEELGEAGRPLSGIKLFDKLSDITCEFGKKTSGKTKDNVAARLDMVQMGIRPQLAPKIGEKRTYLPPAACSFTKNERLQVCRSLMDIKVPEGFSSNMKNLVCMDEMKLSGLKSHDSHVIMQHFLPIVIRNSLPKYVRYAVIRLCFFFKDICCKIIDVAKLDKLQSDLIVTLCLLEQYFPPSFFDIMLHLTVHLAREVQLCGPVYFRWMYPFERCMKVLKSYVGSQKYPEGCIVRRYAAEEAAEFCSEYLNDLDPVGVPKSLRDPNASIPGFSASNSSIIVQQIDLQQAHLTVLENTEEISPYIMNACQVAAKIDSCNGGMTSSLRWLAHGPRVRVLKCDNYVINGNLYQTKERDDEKVCQNSGVSLLPNTMLVCSAKDKNPVLENVTFYGVIEEIWELDYHQFQVPLFKCAWVSNDKGIQYNDECGFTLVNLNKRGHQKDEFVLASQVRQVFYVADPLNKGWSIVLPVPNRCYEGEEDLWTRIPEARPIDNVDIHWKRKMRPKKQRKIGKYDEPRVVEDTELHQDADGLAAVELRGETEIEEPSITG encoded by the exons ATGTGGATTCGGGAGCATCTTTACTTCAATGGTTTcagtaaaaattatttgaattggattTGGCATGGCGAGGCTGCGGAGAAGGATAGATTAAATTCGAGTGTCAACCAAGAGCCAACTGATAATTGTCATAATGATTTTGAAACTGTTAATTTGTGTGAGGTAGCGTATGATAACCATACAGAAAATCCAGAAGCATTTATGAAGTTTTTGGAGGAAGCAAAGAAGCCACTGTATAAGGGATGCAAACGTTACACAAAGTTGCGTACACTTGTAAAACTGTACAATACCAAAGCAAGGCATGGGAtgagtgatgctctattttcagATCTACTAGCAGATTTTGGGGACATGCTGCCAGATAACCACAATCTGCCATCGTCAATTTATGAAGCAAAGAAGACGTTGAGTTGTTTGGCTTTGAGTCATGAAAAGATTCATGCTTGTTCCAATGATTGCATCCTTTATAGGAAACAATATAAAGACTGCGTAAGTTGCCTGAAATGTGGCTTATCAAGATGGAAGCTAACCAAGAAAAATGTTAAGAAGAAAGGTGTTCCTGCCAAAGTGGTTTGGTATTTCCCTACCATACCAAGATTTAagcgcatgtttaaatctttagaaACTTCCAGAAATTTAACATGGCATGCAGATAGCACAAGAGTTGTTGGTCAGTTACGCCATCCAGTTGATTCACCGTCATGGAAATTGGTGGATCATATGTGGCCCGACTTTAGAAGTGAGGCAAGAAATATTTGCCTGGCACTTGCAGCCAATGGAATTAATCCTCACAGCAATCTTAGTAGTCGCTACAGCTGCTGGCCAATCATGCTGGCCACATATAATTTGCCTCTAGACATGTGCATGAAAAGGAAATTCATCCTGCTAACGATGCTCATTTCAGGGCCAAAACAGTCTGGAAACGATATATACATCTACCTTGAGGTTCTGGTTGATGATTTGCAGCTGTTGtgggaaggagttgatggagtTTATGATGCCTATCGAAGGGAGGTTTTATCTCTTAAAGCAGTTCTTTTATGGACCATCAACGACTTTCCTGCATATGGTAACCTTAGTGGATGTACTACACATGGTTATTACGCATGCCCAATATGTGGTGAGGATACTTATGCAAAGCACTTACAAAATGGGAAGAAAATGTCATTTGCTGGGCATAGACTATTCCTACCACGATTTCATCCATATCGGAGGCAAATAAAGGAGTTTAATGGCATGGAGGAACTTGGTGAAGCAGGTAGGCCATTATCTGGAATTAAGTTGTTTGACAAGCTTTCAGACATAACATGTGAGTTTGGAAAGAAAACAAGT GGAAAAACCAAGGACAATGTGGCAGCTAGATTGGACATGGTTCAGATGGGAATTAGGCCTCAATTGGCTCCTAAAATTGGTGAGAAAAGAACATATCTACCTCCTGCAGCATGCTCATTCACAAAAAATGAGAGATTACAAGTATGTAGGTCATTAATGGATATAAAAGTTCCGGAAGGTTTCTCATCAAACATGAAGAATCTTGTCTGCATGGATGAGATGAAGCTGAGTGGCTTGAAATCACATGATTCTCATGTTATAATGCAGCACTTCCTGCCAATAGTCATACGTAATTCTCTGCCAAAATATGTTAGATATGCTGTCATAAGATTATGCTTCTTCTTCAAAGATATTTGTTGCAAGATTATCGATGTAGCCAAGTTAGATAAGCTGCAATCTGACTTGATCGTTACACTCTGCTTATTGGAGCAGTATTTCCCCCCTTCTTTCTTCGATATCATGCTCCACTTAACAGTTCATCTTGCTCGTGAAGTCCAATTATGTGGACCAGTCTACTTCAGatggatgtacccatttgaaagatgcaTGAAGGTGTTGAAAAGTTACGTAGGCAGTCAAAAATATCCGGAAGGTTgcattgttcggagatatgcagcAGAAGAAGCAGCtgaattttgttcagaatatCTCAATGACCTTGATCCTGTTGGGGTCCCTAAATCACTACGTGACCCAAACGCAAGCATTCCTGGATTCTCAGCAAGCAATTCATCAATCATCGTCCAACAAATTGATCTCCAACAAGCACACTTGACTGTTCTAGAAAATACAGAAGAAATATCTCCATACATTAT GAATGCATGTCAGGTGGCTGCTAAAATCGATAGTTGCAATGGTGGAATGACATCGTCATTGAGATGGCTAGCCCATGGACCACGTGTGCGAGTCTTAAAGTGTGATAACTATGTCATAAATGGTAATTTATACCAAACAAAAGAGCGGGATGATGAGAAAGTTTGTCAAAACAGTGGTGTTTCTCTACTTCCCAACACGATGCTTGTTTGTAGTGCCAAAGATAAGAATCCCGTGTTAGAGAATGTGACtttttatggagttattgaaGAGATATGGGAACTAGACTATCATCAATTTCAAGTTCCTCTTTTCAAGTGCGCATGGGTATCAAATGACAAAGGAATACAATACAATGATGAATGTGGCTTCACCTTAGTTAATCTGAACAAACGAGGCCACCagaaggatgaatttgtgcttgcAAGTCAAGTTAGACAAGTATTTTATGTTGCTGACCCATTGAACAAAGGGTGGTCAATAGTGCTTCCAGTTCCAAATAGATGTTACGAGGGAGAAGAGGATCTTTGGACCAGAATTCCCGAAGCTCGACCAATTGATAATGTTGATATTCATT GGAAAAGAAAAATGCGTCCTAAAAAACAGCGAAAAATAGGAAAATATGATGAGCCACGTGTAGTTGAGGACACCGAACTACACCAAGATGCTGATGGGTTAGCCGCTGTAGAGCTACGAGGAGAGACTGAAATAGAAGAACCTTCTATTACTGGGTAG